Proteins from a single region of Phycisphaeraceae bacterium D3-23:
- a CDS encoding ABC transporter ATP-binding protein has translation MAMIQTINLTKRYGDLMALSNLNLEIEQGDAFGFIGPNGAGKTTTIKVLATLLKPTWGEARIDGLSVGPVNARQVRSVIGYVPDFFGSYEDMVVKEYLEFFAATYNINGAQRRQVMDDVLALTDLTHKADADVNSLSRGMQQRLSVARVLLHDPKVLLMDEPASGLDPRARIEMRELLKELHRMGKTILISSHILLELADLCNKVGIIEQGELKFVGTTQEMLARARTGNVVNVTVDRPDAAADALRQQTGVLGVERGGAILKVNLDTNTTAADIASKLVHDGFRLMELEEEKVNLETAFMRLTKGLVQ, from the coding sequence ATGGCCATGATCCAGACCATCAACCTGACCAAGCGCTACGGCGACCTCATGGCGCTCTCGAACCTCAACCTAGAGATCGAGCAGGGCGATGCCTTTGGCTTCATCGGCCCCAACGGCGCAGGTAAAACCACCACAATCAAAGTCCTCGCCACACTCCTCAAGCCCACCTGGGGCGAGGCAAGGATCGACGGCCTCTCGGTCGGCCCGGTCAACGCCCGCCAGGTCCGCAGCGTCATCGGCTACGTCCCCGACTTCTTCGGCAGCTACGAGGACATGGTCGTCAAGGAGTACCTCGAGTTCTTCGCCGCGACCTACAACATCAACGGCGCGCAGCGTCGGCAGGTCATGGACGACGTCCTCGCGCTCACCGACCTCACCCACAAAGCCGACGCGGACGTGAACTCGCTTTCGCGCGGGATGCAGCAGCGGCTGTCGGTCGCGCGTGTGCTGCTGCACGACCCCAAAGTGCTGCTGATGGACGAGCCCGCGTCCGGGCTCGACCCCCGCGCGCGGATCGAGATGCGCGAGCTGCTCAAAGAGCTGCACCGCATGGGCAAGACGATCCTCATCAGCTCGCACATCCTGCTCGAACTCGCGGACCTCTGTAACAAGGTCGGCATCATCGAGCAGGGCGAACTCAAGTTCGTCGGCACGACCCAGGAGATGCTCGCCCGGGCCCGCACCGGCAACGTCGTGAACGTCACCGTCGACCGCCCCGACGCCGCGGCGGATGCGCTGCGCCAGCAGACCGGCGTCCTGGGCGTCGAGCGCGGCGGCGCGATCCTCAAAGTCAACCTCGACACCAACACCACCGCCGCCGACATCGCCAGCAAACTTGTCCACGACGGCTTCCGGCTGATGGAACTCGAAGAAGAAAAGGTCAACCTCGAGACCGCGTTCATGCGGCTGACCAAGGGGTTGGTGCAGTAG
- a CDS encoding Mrp/NBP35 family ATP-binding protein: MPVSRDDVLSALQRVNDPELHRDLISLNRLSHLDIGDAGRVQIGIRLDALNSPVKQRLSEDIQHEVGKIAGVSAVEIEFSSGLATNQPEPKKSAGGQAQAQEQQNPQDQARAGNPLPDVKHIIAVGAGKGGVGKSTIAVNLAVALARAGQKVGLLDGDIYGPSLPTMLGTESIPPKAVGQTIIPYNVHGLKAMSVGSLVEEDQALIWRGPMAHGAFRQLATQTSWGELDTLVIDMPPGTGDVPLTLAQLLPLTGAVIVCTPQKVAQDDARRAITMFRQLGIDVLGLVENMSYFIGDDGKEYDIFGRGGAEMLAQQQGVPFLGTVPINTTLRRNADAGDPTANFTNDDQLAAELTRVAQQLLQQVRAHELDEQFNAPTVTVRG, translated from the coding sequence ATGCCCGTTAGCCGAGACGACGTTTTATCAGCCCTCCAGCGAGTCAACGACCCCGAGCTTCACCGCGACCTGATCTCGCTTAACCGCTTGTCACACCTTGACATCGGTGATGCTGGTCGGGTCCAGATCGGCATCCGGCTCGACGCGCTCAACAGCCCCGTCAAGCAGCGTCTCAGCGAAGACATCCAGCACGAAGTCGGTAAGATCGCCGGCGTCTCTGCGGTGGAGATCGAGTTCTCCTCCGGGCTCGCGACCAACCAGCCCGAGCCCAAAAAGTCGGCTGGGGGTCAGGCACAGGCCCAGGAGCAGCAGAACCCGCAGGACCAGGCACGGGCGGGCAACCCGCTGCCGGACGTGAAGCACATCATCGCGGTCGGCGCGGGCAAGGGCGGCGTGGGCAAGTCGACGATCGCGGTCAACCTCGCGGTCGCGCTGGCGCGGGCTGGCCAGAAAGTCGGGCTGCTCGACGGCGACATCTACGGCCCGTCGCTGCCCACCATGCTCGGCACCGAGTCGATCCCGCCCAAGGCCGTGGGCCAGACGATCATCCCCTACAACGTGCATGGCCTCAAGGCGATGTCCGTCGGCTCGCTCGTCGAGGAAGACCAGGCGCTCATATGGCGCGGGCCGATGGCGCACGGCGCGTTCCGTCAGCTCGCGACACAGACGTCTTGGGGCGAGCTCGATACACTCGTGATCGATATGCCGCCGGGCACGGGCGATGTCCCGCTGACCCTGGCGCAGCTCCTGCCGCTGACCGGCGCGGTGATCGTCTGCACGCCGCAGAAGGTCGCGCAGGACGACGCCCGCCGCGCGATCACGATGTTCCGCCAGCTCGGGATCGACGTGCTCGGGCTCGTCGAGAACATGAGCTACTTCATCGGCGATGATGGTAAGGAATACGACATCTTCGGCAGGGGCGGCGCGGAGATGCTCGCGCAGCAGCAGGGCGTGCCGTTCCTCGGGACCGTGCCGATCAACACGACACTTCGGCGAAACGCCGATGCGGGCGACCCGACCGCGAACTTCACGAACGACGACCAGCTTGCCGCCGAGCTGACCCGTGTCGCGCAGCAGCTCCTCCAGCAGGTGCGCGCCCACGAGCTCGATGAGCAGTTCAACGCGCCGACGGTTACGGTGCGCGGGTAG
- a CDS encoding 8-amino-7-oxononanoate synthase — translation MTLDEQLSAILLGLEQDSLRRSLRALPTSGKYVEVDGQRLLNLAGNDYLALSHHPKLIAAAQQAVTAHGVGAGASRLVTGSLAVHAQAERDVANLKHADAALLLSTGYMANLAVFSALARPGDLVCQDKLNHASLIDAAGHCRAAVRTYPHLQAAKPERLLAKHQAESPDRRRFIVTDSVFSMDGDCADLPALCDLADRYNAVLVVDDAHGTGVLGETGAGLAEHQGVARRVYDCGAGGIVISTASKALGGMGGIVTGSEPVIEMLVNRARPVLYSTAIAPVQAAVVSAAVAVLRDEPWRRERLAELCRSARTRLSALGWRGLDQSIATPILPMVVGSAEAALALAQRMYEQGLLGVAIRPPTVAPGAARVRLTLRADLEEMELADAIEKIGPPA, via the coding sequence ATGACGCTTGATGAACAGCTGAGTGCAATCCTATTGGGGCTGGAGCAGGATTCGCTTCGGCGGTCGTTACGTGCGCTGCCGACAAGCGGAAAGTATGTCGAGGTCGATGGCCAACGGCTGCTCAACCTCGCGGGCAACGACTACCTCGCGCTGTCGCACCACCCCAAGCTGATCGCGGCCGCGCAGCAGGCGGTCACGGCGCACGGCGTCGGCGCGGGTGCCTCTCGTCTGGTCACGGGTTCGTTGGCGGTCCATGCCCAGGCGGAGCGCGATGTCGCGAACCTCAAGCACGCCGACGCCGCGCTGCTGCTTTCGACCGGGTACATGGCGAACCTTGCGGTGTTTAGCGCGCTGGCGCGGCCGGGCGATCTGGTGTGTCAGGACAAGCTGAACCATGCCAGCCTGATCGACGCGGCGGGGCATTGCCGCGCGGCGGTGCGCACCTACCCGCATCTGCAGGCGGCGAAGCCCGAACGGCTCTTGGCCAAACACCAGGCCGAGTCGCCCGACCGTCGGCGTTTCATCGTGACCGACAGCGTGTTCTCGATGGACGGCGACTGCGCGGACCTGCCGGCCCTGTGCGACTTGGCGGACCGGTACAACGCGGTTCTGGTCGTTGATGACGCCCATGGGACAGGTGTGCTCGGCGAAACCGGCGCGGGGCTCGCGGAACACCAGGGCGTCGCGCGGCGGGTCTACGATTGCGGCGCAGGCGGCATCGTCATCTCGACGGCGAGCAAGGCGCTGGGGGGAATGGGCGGCATCGTCACAGGCTCAGAGCCGGTGATCGAGATGCTGGTCAACCGTGCAAGGCCCGTGCTGTACAGCACGGCGATCGCGCCGGTGCAGGCGGCGGTCGTCAGCGCAGCGGTGGCGGTACTGCGTGACGAGCCGTGGCGGCGTGAGCGGTTGGCTGAGCTGTGTCGGTCTGCGCGGACCCGACTATCCGCATTGGGTTGGCGTGGATTGGATCAATCGATCGCGACGCCGATCCTGCCAATGGTCGTGGGCTCGGCAGAGGCCGCCCTTGCGCTGGCACAGCGGATGTACGAACAGGGGCTGCTGGGCGTTGCCATCCGACCGCCCACGGTGGCACCGGGCGCGGCGCGTGTACGGCTGACTCTGCGTGCGGACCTGGAAGAGATGGAACTGGCCGACGCGATCGAGAAAATCGGCCCGCCTGCGTGA
- a CDS encoding integration host factor subunit beta, translating to MSTVTKKELIDQIADATGQKRVVTKKIIQGFLDSIIVELGKGNRLEFRDFGVFEVKQRRARIAQNPKTLEPVPVPPKRTVKFKVGRLMRQTLASADEADALTDLEPPLPSEADATVNHDA from the coding sequence ATGTCCACGGTGACGAAGAAAGAACTGATCGACCAGATCGCCGACGCGACGGGCCAAAAACGGGTCGTCACCAAGAAGATCATCCAGGGGTTCCTCGACTCGATCATCGTCGAGTTGGGCAAGGGCAACCGACTGGAGTTCCGGGACTTCGGCGTGTTTGAGGTCAAGCAGCGCCGGGCGCGCATCGCGCAGAACCCGAAGACGCTCGAGCCCGTGCCGGTGCCGCCCAAGCGGACAGTGAAGTTCAAGGTCGGCCGGCTGATGCGGCAGACCCTGGCCAGCGCGGATGAAGCCGATGCGCTGACCGATCTCGAGCCGCCGCTGCCGAGCGAGGCCGACGCCACGGTCAACCATGACGCTTGA
- the def gene encoding peptide deformylase, which yields MVDPATLVIVHYPEPVLREVAKPVPEVNDHVRAVVAKMIELMHAAPGVGLAAPQVGLPWRLFVANPEGEEGGPAQDRVYINPEIVATTGGNVARDEGCLSLPQVTVEVVRPEQATIRALGLDGQPFEDSADDLLARIWLHEYDHLDGVLIIDKMSTIDRMANKRALRALEGA from the coding sequence ATGGTAGACCCCGCTACACTTGTCATCGTCCACTACCCCGAGCCGGTCCTGCGCGAAGTCGCCAAGCCTGTGCCGGAGGTCAACGATCATGTGCGCGCCGTCGTCGCGAAAATGATCGAACTCATGCACGCCGCCCCCGGCGTCGGCCTCGCCGCGCCGCAGGTCGGCCTGCCCTGGCGCCTGTTCGTCGCCAACCCCGAAGGCGAGGAGGGTGGCCCGGCCCAAGACCGCGTCTACATCAACCCCGAGATCGTCGCCACCACTGGCGGCAATGTGGCACGCGACGAGGGCTGCCTCTCCCTCCCGCAAGTCACCGTCGAAGTCGTCCGACCCGAGCAAGCCACCATCCGCGCGCTCGGCCTCGATGGCCAACCCTTCGAAGACTCGGCCGACGACCTCCTCGCACGCATCTGGCTACACGAGTACGACCACCTCGACGGTGTCCTCATCATCGACAAGATGTCCACCATCGACCGCATGGCCAACAAACGCGCCCTCCGCGCACTCGAAGGTGCGTAG
- the fmt gene encoding methionyl-tRNA formyltransferase, translating into MRLIFLGSGSFGLPTLEHLHAQHELLAVVTQPDRPAGRKRVMTPTPVGQWAAAQGMPTFKEDNVNTPDFVQQVRDLKPDAAVVIAFGQKLSPELIDALGELAVNLHSSLLPRYRGAAPINWAMINNDKVTGVSVIGLAQRMDAGQIYAMDTLTIDPRETAGELHDRLAKLGPDAVGRVLYDLQRNTLNAIPQDDRLATKAPKLGRSDGTVDFNQPADQVRARIHGLTPWPGCKVVWQRDEHPSEAPEVLTLLRVESDPTPVPGNPAPGTVLENNRIACHPGTVTPLELQRPGKRAMTLKDFTAGHPLIPGQRMTAIDDT; encoded by the coding sequence ATGCGACTGATCTTCCTCGGCTCCGGCTCCTTCGGCCTCCCGACGCTCGAACACCTGCACGCGCAGCACGAGTTGCTGGCGGTGGTCACACAGCCGGATAGGCCCGCCGGGCGCAAACGCGTGATGACCCCCACGCCGGTGGGGCAGTGGGCCGCGGCGCAGGGCATGCCGACATTCAAAGAAGACAACGTCAATACGCCCGACTTCGTGCAGCAGGTGCGCGACCTCAAGCCCGACGCCGCCGTCGTCATCGCGTTTGGCCAGAAGCTCTCGCCGGAGTTGATCGATGCGCTGGGCGAGCTCGCCGTCAACCTGCACTCATCGCTACTGCCGCGCTACCGCGGCGCAGCGCCGATCAACTGGGCCATGATCAACAACGATAAGGTAACCGGCGTCAGCGTCATCGGCCTCGCCCAACGCATGGACGCCGGCCAGATCTACGCGATGGACACACTCACCATCGACCCCCGCGAAACCGCCGGGGAACTCCACGACCGCCTCGCCAAGCTCGGCCCCGACGCCGTGGGCAGAGTCCTCTACGACCTGCAACGCAACACCCTCAACGCCATCCCCCAGGACGATCGCCTGGCCACCAAGGCCCCGAAGCTCGGCCGATCCGACGGCACCGTCGACTTCAACCAGCCCGCCGACCAAGTCCGCGCCCGCATCCACGGCCTCACCCCCTGGCCCGGCTGCAAAGTCGTTTGGCAGCGTGACGAGCATCCCTCCGAAGCCCCGGAAGTCCTCACCCTACTCCGCGTCGAGTCCGACCCCACGCCCGTTCCCGGCAACCCCGCCCCCGGTACCGTCTTGGAAAACAACCGCATCGCCTGCCACCCCGGCACGGTCACTCCGCTGGAACTCCAACGCCCCGGCAAACGCGCGATGACCCTCAAAGACTTCACCGCCGGCCACCCGCTCATACCCGGCCAACGCATGACCGCGATCGATGATACCTAA
- a CDS encoding VOC family protein, translated as MSEAQEFKAAFPYQQDVLALPVTDLDRAAQWYSEHFGMAEIERRDEPVPTVILERNGTRIGFAVNGGDASQDGAAILVSNIQGIKDELSSRGVAINNWRIDKRDGQRLQVFFVVAPDGLCYYFHEPVQA; from the coding sequence ATGAGTGAAGCACAAGAATTCAAGGCCGCCTTTCCCTATCAGCAGGACGTGCTGGCGCTTCCTGTGACTGATCTGGATCGTGCAGCACAGTGGTACTCCGAACATTTCGGCATGGCAGAAATTGAGCGTCGAGACGAACCCGTGCCAACAGTCATACTGGAGCGAAACGGCACGAGGATCGGGTTCGCCGTTAACGGGGGCGATGCCTCGCAGGACGGCGCGGCCATCTTGGTGAGTAACATTCAGGGTATCAAGGACGAACTATCGTCCAGGGGAGTGGCCATCAATAACTGGCGCATCGATAAGCGGGACGGCCAGCGGTTGCAAGTATTCTTCGTCGTCGCGCCGGATGGGTTGTGCTACTACTTTCATGAGCCGGTTCAGGCGTGA
- a CDS encoding YitT family protein produces MDHPPRRLTHWLDYAQLVGAGLLYAAALKYFVLPSEVVLTGTEGIATALSYYFESYALFIALYVLFQAGLLVFAYRFVSRVFAVRSAVVVATVVLTLLALPELSFARPEPENERIILVLFGGLLAGVAKALAFRRRGSTGDEDVLGAYFAMKYLKPVGHIAIYAAIASTAFGLAMALLKHGRFESVVNTLMYTCIYIFASAETLNNLYRKFKITMLVVVTRNAKAVGRAIQSVSTHRTHTVQQGVGGFSGEPVSIVRTIITHEELPQVLDAVMEHDPDCFHYHHDLEGISQRYYIAPIG; encoded by the coding sequence TTGGATCACCCGCCCAGACGCCTAACCCATTGGCTCGACTACGCCCAACTCGTCGGGGCCGGGCTGCTCTACGCCGCCGCGCTGAAGTACTTTGTCCTGCCCTCCGAGGTCGTGCTGACCGGGACGGAAGGGATCGCGACGGCGCTGTCGTACTACTTCGAGAGCTACGCGCTGTTCATCGCGCTGTACGTCCTGTTCCAGGCCGGGCTGCTGGTCTTCGCGTACCGCTTCGTGAGCCGGGTCTTCGCCGTGCGGTCGGCCGTGGTCGTGGCGACGGTGGTGCTGACGCTGCTGGCGCTGCCGGAGCTCAGCTTCGCCCGCCCCGAACCGGAGAACGAGCGCATCATCCTCGTGCTGTTCGGCGGGCTGCTGGCGGGCGTCGCCAAGGCCCTGGCGTTCCGCCGGCGGGGCTCGACGGGCGACGAGGATGTGCTCGGGGCGTACTTCGCCATGAAGTACCTCAAGCCCGTCGGCCACATCGCGATCTACGCGGCCATCGCATCGACCGCCTTCGGCCTGGCGATGGCCCTGCTCAAGCACGGACGCTTCGAGTCGGTCGTCAATACCCTCATGTACACCTGCATCTACATCTTCGCCTCCGCCGAGACACTCAACAACCTCTACCGCAAGTTCAAGATCACCATGCTCGTCGTCGTCACACGCAACGCCAAGGCCGTCGGCCGCGCAATCCAGTCGGTCTCAACCCACCGCACCCACACCGTCCAGCAAGGCGTCGGCGGGTTCAGCGGCGAGCCCGTCTCTATCGTCCGGACCATCATCACCCACGAAGAACTGCCGCAGGTCCTCGACGCGGTCATGGAGCACGACCCCGACTGCTTCCACTACCACCACGACCTCGAGGGCATCTCGCAACGCTACTACATCGCCCCGATCGGGTGA
- a CDS encoding PEP-CTERM sorting domain-containing protein, with translation MQTTNQIGTTCLVGLLAASVGGLAHGQATTGGAPNASYTPLHAWYDVSQSVGIFENNVGIYNDEILVDVRDTATGTGTHRGNTYGTNVETWAQFGGAWARTGGFTGSQNGMTTWEVRNGAGIGSNSSNTANGTWEDADGSIGIGNSGGYTVMMTLNIHEATSYNGVWNLEPAGPNDDTPILNGNTDIWNTGATTAAQPGKGLLWIDADRTGQAGATWVMDAGSELVSAPVTFDQWQVHTFVYDGANSQHYINGAMVASGDAGSDAMVGLDMWVTSGGWHRAGNLDFAEGLFYDEVLSGSDRATLETYLMDRWGIVTIDLDGDLNNDGFVGAADLDLLMAHWGTANAIADEDGSGTVGQGDLDIVTANWGNGTAPGGVPEPGSLALLGLAGLALTRRRPRH, from the coding sequence ATGCAAACGACGAATCAGATCGGCACCACGTGCCTGGTTGGCCTGCTCGCGGCATCGGTCGGCGGCTTGGCGCACGGCCAGGCGACTACCGGCGGCGCGCCCAACGCGTCCTACACGCCGCTGCACGCCTGGTACGACGTCAGTCAGTCGGTTGGGATCTTCGAGAACAACGTCGGGATCTACAACGACGAGATCCTCGTCGATGTCCGCGACACCGCCACCGGCACGGGCACCCACCGCGGTAATACCTACGGCACCAATGTCGAGACCTGGGCGCAGTTCGGCGGCGCGTGGGCACGCACCGGCGGGTTCACCGGCTCGCAGAACGGCATGACCACCTGGGAGGTCCGCAACGGCGCGGGCATCGGCTCGAATTCGTCCAACACCGCCAACGGCACGTGGGAAGATGCCGACGGCTCGATCGGCATCGGCAACAGCGGCGGCTACACCGTCATGATGACCCTCAACATCCACGAGGCCACCAGTTACAACGGTGTCTGGAACTTGGAGCCCGCCGGCCCTAACGACGACACACCGATCCTCAACGGCAACACCGATATCTGGAACACCGGGGCCACCACCGCCGCGCAGCCCGGCAAAGGGTTGCTCTGGATTGACGCCGACCGCACCGGACAGGCCGGTGCCACCTGGGTCATGGACGCCGGCTCAGAACTCGTCTCCGCGCCGGTTACCTTCGACCAGTGGCAGGTCCACACCTTCGTCTACGACGGCGCCAACAGCCAGCACTACATCAACGGCGCCATGGTCGCCTCGGGCGACGCCGGCTCCGACGCGATGGTCGGGCTCGACATGTGGGTGACCTCCGGCGGCTGGCACCGCGCGGGTAACCTCGACTTCGCCGAAGGGCTCTTCTACGACGAGGTGCTCTCCGGCTCGGACCGCGCCACTCTCGAAACCTACCTCATGGACCGCTGGGGCATCGTCACGATCGACCTCGACGGCGACCTCAACAACGACGGCTTCGTCGGCGCGGCCGACCTCGACCTCCTCATGGCCCATTGGGGCACCGCCAACGCCATCGCCGACGAAGACGGCAGCGGCACCGTCGGTCAGGGCGACCTCGATATCGTCACCGCCAACTGGGGCAACGGCACCGCCCCCGGCGGCGTCCCCGAACCCGGCTCCCTGGCACTTCTCGGGTTGGCCGGCTTGGCACTGACCCGCCGCCGCCCGCGCCACTAA
- a CDS encoding PEP-CTERM sorting domain-containing protein, producing the protein MRKTPPLLTALLTCVGTSALATPIVIDDSDGAPDYTETGPMGDAVNVTATNAYNGTARNPSIPQGTGPVTGTWTWTGLAAGFYDVAAHWSAVGIAGNLADNAPYAIVSDLDTVNVTANQQVASTADYLVSDDNNNPHEFQTLGQIEVGAGGQITLTLTGGVSPNPPDLMFEYYDAALVNLLLRGDLNDDGFVGAADLDLLMADWGSDDSIADADGNGTVGQGDLDIVIADWGQGTPPVTTVPEPGSLALLGLGGFVLMRRRRA; encoded by the coding sequence ATGAGAAAGACACCCCCGCTCCTGACCGCACTCCTGACCTGCGTCGGCACGTCGGCGCTGGCGACCCCCATTGTCATCGACGACAGCGACGGTGCGCCCGACTACACCGAGACCGGCCCGATGGGCGACGCGGTCAATGTCACGGCGACCAACGCCTACAACGGCACCGCCCGCAACCCCAGCATCCCGCAGGGCACCGGCCCGGTGACCGGCACCTGGACGTGGACCGGCCTGGCCGCCGGGTTCTACGATGTCGCCGCCCATTGGTCGGCCGTGGGGATCGCCGGCAACCTCGCGGACAACGCGCCCTACGCGATTGTCTCGGACCTGGACACGGTCAACGTCACGGCCAACCAGCAGGTCGCCAGTACCGCCGACTACCTTGTTAGTGACGACAACAACAACCCGCACGAGTTCCAGACCCTCGGCCAGATCGAGGTCGGCGCGGGCGGGCAGATCACGCTGACCCTCACCGGCGGCGTCAGCCCCAACCCGCCGGACCTCATGTTCGAGTACTACGACGCCGCGCTGGTCAACCTCCTGCTCCGAGGCGACCTCAACGATGACGGCTTCGTCGGCGCGGCCGACCTCGACCTCCTCATGGCCGACTGGGGCAGCGACGACTCCATCGCCGACGCGGATGGCAACGGCACCGTCGGCCAGGGCGACCTCGACATCGTCATCGCCGACTGGGGCCAGGGCACCCCGCCCGTCACCACCGTCCCCGAGCCCGGCTCCCTCGCGCTGCTCGGGCTGGGCGGCTTCGTGCTGATGCGCCGCCGACGCGCTTGA
- a CDS encoding TIGR00366 family protein: MNEADSPNPAPTSTKTVRSPSALVILMGVVAAAAIATLILPQGSYERVEKNFPNLVPYTVVEGDDLETIRDKTGGDYTTLEELRLADPSEAGNNDSNNPASPTALTPGQELLIPRGGLTRTAVVPGTYTRTPEADRATLAEQSKRSAANVALAPIRGFTERAQIIGFVLILGGAFGLILATGAIDHGLRWAVLVLGNGRAKWAVVPVSFTLFSFGGASFGMGESTIAFVLITIPLALRLGYDTITGVAMCYMASQVGFAGAFFNPFTVGIAQGIAELPYLSGSGFRYVMWAIVTLVGIAFTMWWARRVERDPTKSPTYTLDQLQREKLGITLAHTTNKASTPTPPPSPSQGEGRGEGPQPDPQHASNKNVITRASETETPPPPTFLQTCVIVIAFGSIFLSGYGVAYWDWYIDEMAALFFVCAILCGVLSRFGTRRMADEFVKGTAIMVEPCLIIAVSAGIVMVLQQGQVLDTILHGLATPLQTVAPEVGAVALMGVQAVLNFFVPSGSGQAAMTMPIVTPLCDLIGLDRQVGVLAFQFGDGFGNIIIPTSAVLMGVLGVARIPWTTWLRWVWPLLLTLHVIGAILLIVAINGPESWLR; this comes from the coding sequence ATGAACGAAGCCGACTCGCCCAACCCAGCGCCCACATCAACGAAAACCGTCCGCTCCCCCAGCGCGCTCGTCATCCTCATGGGCGTGGTCGCCGCCGCCGCCATCGCGACGCTCATCCTCCCGCAGGGCAGCTACGAGCGCGTCGAGAAAAACTTCCCCAACCTCGTGCCCTACACCGTCGTCGAAGGCGACGACCTCGAAACGATCCGCGACAAGACCGGCGGCGACTATACCACCCTCGAAGAACTTCGCCTCGCCGACCCGAGTGAAGCAGGCAACAACGACAGCAACAACCCCGCCTCACCCACCGCCCTCACCCCAGGCCAAGAGCTCCTCATCCCCCGCGGCGGGCTCACCCGCACCGCCGTCGTCCCCGGCACGTACACCCGGACCCCGGAAGCAGACCGCGCGACACTCGCCGAGCAGTCCAAACGCAGCGCCGCCAACGTCGCCCTCGCCCCCATCCGCGGGTTCACCGAACGCGCCCAGATCATCGGCTTCGTGCTCATCCTCGGCGGGGCGTTCGGCCTCATCCTCGCCACCGGCGCGATCGACCACGGCCTGCGCTGGGCCGTCCTCGTCCTGGGCAACGGCCGCGCCAAGTGGGCCGTCGTCCCCGTCTCCTTCACCCTCTTCTCCTTCGGCGGCGCGTCCTTCGGCATGGGCGAATCCACCATCGCCTTCGTCCTCATCACCATCCCCCTCGCACTCCGCCTGGGCTACGACACCATCACCGGCGTCGCCATGTGCTACATGGCTTCCCAGGTCGGCTTCGCCGGTGCGTTCTTCAACCCCTTCACCGTCGGTATCGCCCAGGGCATCGCCGAGCTCCCCTACCTCTCCGGCTCCGGGTTCCGCTACGTCATGTGGGCCATCGTCACGCTCGTCGGCATCGCCTTCACCATGTGGTGGGCCCGCCGCGTCGAACGCGACCCCACCAAATCCCCCACCTACACACTGGACCAGCTCCAACGCGAAAAACTCGGCATCACGCTGGCGCACACAACCAACAAAGCAAGCACGCCAACTCCGCCTCCCTCTCCCTCCCAGGGAGAGGGCCGGGGTGAGGGTCCGCAGCCAGACCCGCAGCATGCTTCAAACAAGAACGTCATCACTCGCGCCAGCGAAACAGAAACACCCCCACCCCCCACCTTCCTCCAGACCTGCGTCATCGTGATCGCCTTCGGCTCCATCTTCCTCAGCGGCTACGGCGTCGCCTACTGGGACTGGTACATCGACGAGATGGCCGCGCTCTTCTTCGTCTGCGCCATCCTGTGCGGCGTGCTCTCCCGCTTCGGCACCCGACGCATGGCCGACGAGTTCGTCAAAGGCACCGCCATCATGGTCGAGCCCTGCCTCATCATCGCCGTCTCCGCCGGCATCGTCATGGTCCTCCAGCAAGGCCAGGTCCTCGACACCATCCTCCACGGCCTCGCGACGCCCCTGCAAACCGTCGCGCCCGAGGTCGGCGCGGTCGCGCTCATGGGCGTCCAGGCCGTACTCAACTTCTTCGTCCCCTCCGGCAGCGGCCAGGCCGCGATGACCATGCCCATCGTCACCCCCCTCTGCGACCTCATCGGGCTCGACCGTCAGGTCGGCGTCCTCGCCTTCCAGTTTGGCGACGGCTTTGGCAACATCATCATCCCCACCTCCGCCGTCCTCATGGGCGTCCTCGGCGTCGCCCGCATCCCCTGGACCACCTGGCTCCGCTGGGTCTGGCCCCTGCTGCTCACCCTCCACGTGATCGGCGCGATCTTATTGATCGTCGCGATCAACGGGCCCGAGAGTTGGCTGCGGTGA